From the genome of Polyangiaceae bacterium, one region includes:
- a CDS encoding peptidase S41, whose translation MRTPLAFCAALLAAGCSDLTPMNPPPTGSSSSGSGGSGGDAGSGGTGGGGNGGGGSGGGLVLDCSPKPAPELPPETFCDRIAAGGPGKRAIHVDLSAAHAGVRFFSPVNEYADADQALAAALLPPDALDVVNFDTYVNALSGIACALPAAETPQLDAARVDIVNGTVALVRPGLGPVDVPPDVSAIVVDLRDLPDVPNLRSVLDAAVSQALATPIPRLSKRVRRHYGMTDEQFTPFNLYKNTIAEIADDPIPAASNTDRKLALLSSAKLAPEAAAIALALRVAERATIVGEGLRADVAEARWQGIGNTGIAYRTSDLIFADGARVPDSIPADRRMAEPACIVHEILDLAAPLPIESLPADRPEEKNIEPFNKRQPPVIDLGTARAALIVAHGAARAFFPYFGVVPDIIDDRLVEATNLLGTTTPDRLMVRNVLRRFANALDDSHTLIRDYVTKPAGSFPSYLEWINGEAVVRQTLAVGVNPGDTLTSIGGVPASEWYATEMARSSGATDPYRFVVASYEVQRLMGPIELGLRDVNGVTKTLNFQPQSMADFGAVGFTPTLRPAGWLSDLGAPKLYYINLTGEVLYDMNDFHVALTEAQTADGLILDMRGFPGIDLSEVASRLIPAPWSGAIFRIAMRTGPDDVAIDEFADKFEPLDMPSYGGPIALLVGNGSLSAAEHFSLALVDAKRVTVVGRTTAGTDGNITGVQLPGQFAMSFTGMDVRHADAQKSVFHGVGIVPDIDVTLTAQAFADGVDPEIEAAIGHLLMGP comes from the coding sequence ATGCGAACGCCCCTTGCTTTTTGCGCAGCACTCCTCGCTGCTGGTTGCTCTGATCTCACGCCGATGAACCCCCCGCCGACCGGTTCGAGCTCGTCGGGCAGTGGTGGAAGTGGAGGTGACGCCGGAAGCGGAGGCACGGGCGGAGGTGGCAATGGGGGCGGCGGAAGCGGGGGCGGGCTTGTTTTGGATTGCTCGCCGAAACCAGCGCCCGAATTGCCTCCAGAGACGTTTTGCGATCGCATTGCCGCGGGAGGGCCGGGCAAGCGCGCCATTCACGTCGACCTTTCCGCCGCGCATGCGGGCGTGCGGTTCTTCTCGCCGGTGAACGAATACGCCGACGCCGATCAAGCTTTGGCCGCGGCGCTCTTGCCCCCCGATGCGCTCGATGTCGTGAACTTCGACACCTATGTCAATGCGCTGTCGGGCATTGCGTGTGCATTGCCCGCTGCGGAAACACCGCAACTCGACGCCGCACGCGTCGATATCGTCAATGGCACCGTGGCGCTCGTTCGGCCCGGCCTGGGTCCGGTCGACGTGCCGCCCGACGTGTCGGCGATCGTCGTGGATTTGCGCGATTTGCCCGATGTGCCCAATCTGCGCTCCGTGCTCGATGCCGCCGTTTCCCAAGCGCTCGCGACACCCATTCCGCGCCTGTCCAAACGCGTCAGGCGTCATTATGGAATGACCGACGAGCAATTCACTCCTTTCAATCTTTACAAAAATACGATCGCCGAAATCGCCGACGATCCGATTCCTGCCGCGAGCAACACCGATCGGAAACTTGCGCTCCTTTCAAGTGCGAAACTAGCGCCCGAAGCCGCGGCAATCGCGCTCGCCCTGCGCGTTGCCGAGCGCGCGACGATCGTTGGCGAAGGATTACGAGCAGACGTTGCCGAAGCACGATGGCAAGGCATTGGCAATACGGGAATCGCATACCGAACATCGGATTTGATTTTTGCCGACGGCGCGCGTGTTCCCGATTCGATCCCCGCCGATCGACGAATGGCCGAACCTGCATGCATCGTTCATGAAATCCTCGATTTGGCGGCGCCTTTGCCCATTGAGTCATTACCGGCTGATCGCCCAGAGGAAAAAAATATCGAACCATTCAACAAACGGCAGCCGCCGGTCATCGACCTCGGTACGGCTCGCGCAGCGCTCATCGTCGCTCATGGCGCAGCCCGCGCGTTTTTCCCATACTTCGGCGTCGTGCCCGATATCATCGACGACCGTCTGGTGGAAGCGACCAATCTGCTCGGAACGACCACGCCCGACCGCCTCATGGTGCGAAACGTATTGCGTCGATTCGCCAACGCCCTCGACGACAGCCACACCCTCATCCGCGATTACGTCACCAAACCCGCCGGCTCATTTCCTTCGTACCTCGAATGGATCAATGGCGAGGCCGTCGTGCGTCAAACCCTCGCCGTGGGCGTAAATCCGGGAGACACGCTCACGTCCATCGGTGGCGTACCCGCATCGGAATGGTATGCCACAGAAATGGCTCGCTCGTCGGGAGCTACGGATCCATATCGATTCGTCGTGGCTTCTTACGAAGTCCAGCGGCTCATGGGGCCCATCGAGCTGGGACTTCGCGATGTCAATGGAGTCACCAAGACGCTCAATTTTCAGCCGCAGTCCATGGCCGATTTCGGCGCCGTTGGTTTTACCCCCACGCTGCGCCCCGCCGGTTGGCTAAGCGATCTCGGAGCACCGAAGCTTTATTATATCAACCTGACCGGCGAAGTGCTCTACGACATGAACGATTTTCACGTGGCTCTCACGGAAGCCCAAACCGCTGACGGCTTGATCCTCGACATGCGAGGTTTTCCCGGTATCGATTTGTCCGAAGTGGCGTCTCGGTTGATTCCGGCACCGTGGTCCGGCGCCATCTTCCGCATTGCAATGCGCACCGGCCCCGACGATGTCGCCATCGACGAATTCGCCGACAAATTCGAGCCGCTCGATATGCCTTCGTACGGCGGTCCCATTGCGCTCCTCGTCGGAAATGGCTCGCTCTCCGCAGCCGAGCATTTCTCGCTCGCGCTGGTCGATGCCAAACGCGTCACGGTCGTTGGTCGAACGACGGCGGGCACCGATGGCAACATCACGGGCGTGCAATTGCCTGGCCAATTCGCCATGTCGTTCACGGGCATGGACGTTCGTCACGCCGACGCGCAGAAGAGCGTTTTTCATGGCGTGGGAATCGTCCCCGACATCGACGTCACGCTCACGGCCCAAGCATTTGCCGATGGAGTCGATCCCGAGATCGAAGCAGCCATCGGCCATTTGCTCATGGGCCCCTGA
- a CDS encoding alpha/beta fold hydrolase, giving the protein MAAPQLPIGFLRFHDDDFVNYQLNRAYALGTLPRTVAERGAARIRGPEDVPEVFGALADEAEREARWTEAAGCARVAEFFTLRPSEAQVAAYERYRALWDQSVEDEEVTRHEVPYEGGYLSALTRPAVGERRGTVLFFGGFDSVIEEFFPIWRGLSEAGFDVIAFDGPGQGGARTLHDVPHTHDWERPVAAVLDHFGIERAALVGMSMGGYWAIRAASREPRIVAVVAWAAVYDWLARFPRFVGAFVRRMIGWTKFMNTTIRWRMRLFPILRHVVAQANWMTRSSEPVQAARWFLGMNAEHQGSERVTVPTLIFAGEHDRFQPLALAKLQERALTGAPVTMRVFTAAENADQHCQMGNLPLATAELCDWLGKTMGADTRERAA; this is encoded by the coding sequence ATGGCCGCTCCACAGCTACCGATTGGTTTTTTGCGCTTTCACGACGACGATTTCGTCAACTACCAGCTCAACCGCGCGTATGCGCTCGGCACGTTGCCTCGAACCGTGGCTGAACGAGGGGCTGCGCGCATTCGGGGGCCCGAGGACGTTCCCGAAGTATTCGGTGCGCTTGCGGACGAGGCCGAACGCGAAGCGCGGTGGACCGAGGCGGCCGGGTGTGCGCGAGTTGCGGAATTTTTCACGTTGCGCCCGTCGGAGGCGCAGGTGGCCGCGTATGAACGATATCGCGCGCTTTGGGACCAATCTGTCGAAGACGAGGAGGTGACGCGACACGAAGTGCCTTATGAAGGCGGCTATTTGTCGGCGCTCACGCGTCCCGCGGTCGGGGAGCGTCGAGGTACGGTGTTGTTTTTTGGGGGATTCGATTCGGTCATCGAAGAGTTTTTTCCGATATGGCGAGGCCTGTCCGAAGCTGGATTCGATGTCATTGCATTCGATGGTCCCGGCCAAGGAGGCGCTCGGACGTTGCACGACGTTCCGCATACGCACGATTGGGAGCGTCCGGTGGCGGCGGTGCTCGATCATTTCGGCATCGAGCGCGCGGCGCTCGTGGGCATGTCCATGGGCGGGTATTGGGCGATTCGCGCGGCTTCTCGGGAACCTCGGATTGTCGCCGTCGTGGCTTGGGCAGCGGTGTACGATTGGCTTGCCAGGTTTCCGCGGTTCGTGGGAGCATTCGTTCGTCGCATGATTGGCTGGACGAAATTCATGAATACGACGATTCGCTGGAGGATGCGCCTGTTTCCCATTCTTCGGCACGTCGTGGCGCAGGCGAATTGGATGACGCGCTCATCGGAGCCTGTCCAAGCTGCGCGGTGGTTTTTGGGCATGAATGCCGAGCACCAGGGCTCGGAGCGAGTCACGGTGCCGACGCTCATTTTTGCAGGCGAACATGATCGATTTCAGCCGCTCGCGCTGGCCAAGCTTCAAGAGCGGGCGCTGACTGGAGCGCCGGTGACGATGCGGGTATTCACGGCTGCCGAGAACGCAGACCAGCATTGTCAAATGGGGAATTTGCCATTGGCGACGGCGGAGCTTTGCGATTGGCTTGGCAAGACGATGGGTGCGGACACGCGGGAACGCGCTGCATGA
- a CDS encoding TetR/AcrR family transcriptional regulator: protein MSFRESFQHREKLLAAAIEAFVGSGFEGASINAILTTAGMSKGQFYHHFRDKEDLYFGVCEAMLDRKRAFFEAHPVPISDDPFEAIGNQLRAGIAFAKANPDIDAFGRAFLRERGRPIFTAALRKFSLADHSGLRDVLARGFARGAFHSGFSPRFVVRAMSAVLTVVDDLLDADNPEAFEEGLSELVMFLRRGLGAGGSTCSAR, encoded by the coding sequence ATGAGCTTTCGAGAAAGTTTTCAGCACCGCGAAAAGCTGCTCGCTGCAGCGATTGAAGCATTCGTCGGTTCCGGCTTCGAGGGCGCGTCGATCAATGCAATTCTGACGACGGCGGGGATGAGCAAGGGCCAATTTTATCATCATTTTCGCGACAAGGAGGATTTGTACTTCGGCGTCTGTGAAGCGATGCTCGATCGCAAACGCGCGTTTTTCGAAGCGCATCCGGTGCCGATTTCGGACGATCCGTTCGAAGCAATTGGCAATCAGCTCCGGGCGGGGATTGCATTTGCGAAGGCGAATCCGGACATCGACGCGTTCGGGCGAGCGTTTTTGCGAGAGCGAGGTCGCCCCATTTTCACGGCTGCATTGCGGAAATTCTCGCTTGCGGATCATTCGGGCTTGCGCGACGTGCTGGCGCGAGGATTCGCGAGGGGAGCATTCCATTCGGGATTTTCGCCGCGATTCGTCGTTCGGGCGATGAGCGCGGTGCTCACGGTCGTGGACGATTTGCTCGACGCGGACAATCCGGAAGCATTCGAGGAGGGGCTATCCGAGCTGGTTATGTTTTTGCGTCGAGGGCTCGGCGCGGGCGGGAGTACGTGCTCGGCGCGCTAG
- a CDS encoding alpha/beta hydrolase, which translates to MKRLCIIPRWSGGPEKDFYPWLRASLASLSPTAFDEILSPEMPDPGTPTIAAWTGRIREVVGADAKTLSETVLLGHSVGCQAVLRFLATLPEGARVAGVLCVAGWFGVDKPWEMIRPWMDTPLDDAAIRARAGKIAVVLSDNDPFTADHVANAAAWKDRFGAEIVHVPGRRHFNEAEEPAVLEALLAHFGKA; encoded by the coding sequence ATGAAACGACTTTGCATCATCCCTCGCTGGAGCGGCGGACCGGAAAAGGATTTTTATCCGTGGCTCCGTGCGTCGCTTGCGTCTCTATCGCCCACTGCGTTCGACGAGATACTCAGCCCCGAAATGCCCGATCCGGGGACGCCGACGATCGCCGCCTGGACCGGGCGAATTCGCGAAGTCGTCGGAGCGGATGCCAAAACGCTCTCCGAAACCGTGCTGCTCGGGCACAGCGTCGGTTGTCAGGCCGTGTTGCGCTTTCTTGCGACCTTGCCCGAAGGAGCTCGCGTGGCGGGCGTCTTGTGCGTAGCCGGCTGGTTTGGAGTCGACAAACCCTGGGAGATGATTCGTCCGTGGATGGACACGCCGCTCGATGATGCCGCCATTCGAGCGCGCGCAGGCAAAATAGCTGTCGTCCTGTCGGACAACGACCCCTTCACGGCCGATCATGTGGCGAATGCGGCCGCGTGGAAAGACCGCTTTGGCGCCGAAATCGTCCACGTGCCGGGACGTCGCCATTTCAACGAAGCCGAAGAACCCGCCGTGCTCGAAGCGTTGCTCGCCCATTTCGGGAAAGCTTGA
- a CDS encoding Hsp20/alpha crystallin family protein, producing the protein MTTRISDVDRTFAAMDELRRRMERVFDEYDGRAGQGAARAFFEPFEFGFQQRPVATWPRVSVYDTGSALVLYAEVPGLKESDIKIEVAQDVLSLSGERKADAPEGYAVHRRERPPVKFARSLALPCKVDVEKATATVADGILALTLPKSPEARPRQITVKAAS; encoded by the coding sequence ATGACGACGCGGATCAGTGATGTGGACAGGACGTTTGCGGCCATGGATGAGCTCCGCCGCCGGATGGAGCGGGTTTTCGACGAGTACGATGGTCGCGCGGGTCAAGGTGCTGCACGGGCGTTTTTCGAGCCGTTCGAGTTTGGATTTCAGCAGCGGCCGGTCGCCACGTGGCCTCGAGTTTCCGTCTACGACACGGGCTCGGCGCTGGTGCTGTACGCCGAAGTGCCTGGATTGAAGGAATCGGACATCAAGATTGAAGTTGCGCAGGACGTGCTTTCGCTTTCGGGTGAACGCAAAGCCGACGCTCCCGAGGGGTATGCGGTGCATCGACGTGAGCGGCCGCCGGTGAAGTTTGCACGCAGTTTGGCGCTGCCGTGCAAGGTGGATGTCGAGAAGGCGACGGCAACGGTTGCCGATGGAATCCTCGCGTTGACATTGCCGAAATCGCCGGAAGCGCGGCCTCGGCAGATTACGGTGAAAGCAGCGTCGTGA
- a CDS encoding Hsp20/alpha crystallin family protein, producing the protein MNTETNTTKRESIAQNADARRTIAPAVDVYENKEEVLLVADVPGVRPDDIDIRFERGELTLTGRRAKTPEGSVLAAEQRFFDFQRTFTVPQSIQADAINAEVAHGVLKIHLPKVSAQKPRQIAVKAS; encoded by the coding sequence ATGAATACGGAAACCAATACGACCAAGCGTGAGTCCATTGCTCAGAACGCCGACGCGCGCCGCACGATTGCTCCTGCCGTCGACGTGTACGAAAACAAGGAAGAAGTGTTGCTCGTCGCGGATGTGCCCGGCGTGCGCCCGGACGACATCGATATTCGATTCGAGCGGGGCGAGCTGACGCTGACGGGTCGTCGGGCGAAGACACCCGAGGGCAGTGTTCTTGCGGCCGAGCAACGATTCTTCGATTTCCAGCGGACGTTCACGGTGCCGCAGAGCATTCAGGCCGACGCGATCAACGCCGAGGTCGCGCACGGCGTGCTCAAGATTCACCTGCCCAAGGTGTCGGCGCAAAAGCCGCGACAAATTGCGGTCAAAGCGTCGTGA